One window of Papio anubis isolate 15944 chromosome 10, Panubis1.0, whole genome shotgun sequence genomic DNA carries:
- the ING5 gene encoding inhibitor of growth protein 5 isoform X3 translates to MRELDQRTEDKKAEIDILAAEYISTVKTLSPDQRVERLQKIQNAYSKCKEYSDDKVQLAMQTYEMVDKHIRRLDADLARFEADLKDKMEGSDFESSGGRGLKKGRGQKEKRGSRGRGRRTSEEDTPKKKKHKGGSEFTDTILSVHPSDVLDMPVDPNEPTYCLCHQVSYGEMIGCDNPDCPIEWFHFACVDLTTKPKGKWFCPRCVQEKRKKK, encoded by the exons ATGCGAGAGCTGGACCAGAGGACAGAAG ATAAGAAAGCAGAGATTGACATCCTGGCTGCAGAGTACATCTCCACGGTGAAGACGCTATCTCCAGACCAGCGCGTGGAGCGCCTACAGAAGATCCAGAATGCCTACAGCAAGTGCAAGGAATACAGCGATGACAAAGTGCAGCTGGCCATGCAGACCTATGAGATG GTGGATAAACACATTCGAAGGCTTGACGCAGACCTGGCGCGCTTTGAGGCAGATCTGAAGGACAAGATGGAGGGCAGTGATTTTGAAAGCTCCGGAGGGCGAGGGTTAAAAA AAGGCCGgggtcagaaagaaaaaagagggtcccggggccgaggcaggaggacatCAGAGGAAGAtacaccaaagaaaaagaagcataaaGGAGG GTCTGAGTTCACTGACACCATCCTGTCCGTGCACCCCTCCGACGTGCTGGACATGCCGGTGGACCCAAACGAACCCACGTACTGCCTGTGCCACCAGGTCTCCTACGGGGAGATGATCGGCTGTGACAATCCAGAC TGTCCAATTGAGTGGTTTCACTTTGCCTGCGTGGACCTTACCACGAAACCCAAAGGAAAATG
- the ING5 gene encoding inhibitor of growth protein 5 isoform X4 gives MATAMYLEHYLDSIENLPCELQRNFQLMRELDQRTEDKKAEIDILAAEYISTVKTLSPDQRVERLQKIQNAYSKCKEYSDDKVQLAMQTYEMVDKHIRRLDADLARFEADLKDKMEGSDFESSGGRGLKKGRGQKEKRGSRGRGRRTSEEDTPKKKKHKGGGTTALSLPAPSCLEPEGPVPTVPFLCESGTPPGLFLTQHYFSRAC, from the exons ATGGCGACCGCCATGTACTTGGAGCACTATCTCGACA GTATCGAGAACCTTCCCTGCGAACTTCAGAGGAACTTCCAGCTGATGCGAGAGCTGGACCAGAGGACAGAAG ATAAGAAAGCAGAGATTGACATCCTGGCTGCAGAGTACATCTCCACGGTGAAGACGCTATCTCCAGACCAGCGCGTGGAGCGCCTACAGAAGATCCAGAATGCCTACAGCAAGTGCAAGGAATACAGCGATGACAAAGTGCAGCTGGCCATGCAGACCTATGAGATG GTGGATAAACACATTCGAAGGCTTGACGCAGACCTGGCGCGCTTTGAGGCAGATCTGAAGGACAAGATGGAGGGCAGTGATTTTGAAAGCTCCGGAGGGCGAGGGTTAAAAA AAGGCCGgggtcagaaagaaaaaagagggtcccggggccgaggcaggaggacatCAGAGGAAGAtacaccaaagaaaaagaagcataaaGGAGG gggcac AACAGCGTTGAGTCTTCCTGCTCCTTCCTGCTTGGAACCTGAAGGCCCTGTCCCGACCGTGCCTTTTCTGTGTGAAAGCGGAACTCCTCCTGGTCTCTTCCTCACCCAGCACTATTTCTCAAGGGCATGCTAG
- the ING5 gene encoding inhibitor of growth protein 5 isoform X1 yields the protein MATAMYLEHYLDSIENLPCELQRNFQLMRELDQRTEDKKAEIDILAAEYISTVKTLSPDQRVERLQKIQNAYSKCKEYSDDKVQLAMQTYEMVDKHIRRLDADLARFEADLKDKMEGSDFESSGGRGLKKGRGQKEKRGSRGRGRRTSEEDTPKKKKHKGGSEFTDTILSVHPSDVLDMPVDPNEPTYCLCHQVSYGEMIGCDNPDCPIEWFHFACVDLTTKPKGKWFCPRCVQEKRKKK from the exons ATGGCGACCGCCATGTACTTGGAGCACTATCTCGACA GTATCGAGAACCTTCCCTGCGAACTTCAGAGGAACTTCCAGCTGATGCGAGAGCTGGACCAGAGGACAGAAG ATAAGAAAGCAGAGATTGACATCCTGGCTGCAGAGTACATCTCCACGGTGAAGACGCTATCTCCAGACCAGCGCGTGGAGCGCCTACAGAAGATCCAGAATGCCTACAGCAAGTGCAAGGAATACAGCGATGACAAAGTGCAGCTGGCCATGCAGACCTATGAGATG GTGGATAAACACATTCGAAGGCTTGACGCAGACCTGGCGCGCTTTGAGGCAGATCTGAAGGACAAGATGGAGGGCAGTGATTTTGAAAGCTCCGGAGGGCGAGGGTTAAAAA AAGGCCGgggtcagaaagaaaaaagagggtcccggggccgaggcaggaggacatCAGAGGAAGAtacaccaaagaaaaagaagcataaaGGAGG GTCTGAGTTCACTGACACCATCCTGTCCGTGCACCCCTCCGACGTGCTGGACATGCCGGTGGACCCAAACGAACCCACGTACTGCCTGTGCCACCAGGTCTCCTACGGGGAGATGATCGGCTGTGACAATCCAGAC TGTCCAATTGAGTGGTTTCACTTTGCCTGCGTGGACCTTACCACGAAACCCAAAGGAAAATG